The DNA sequence CGTCGGGGTGCGCCATGACCTGGAGCAGCAGTGCCTGCTTGTTGCCCACCGGTGAGGTGAAGGGAGCCGCCGCCCCGGGCGCGGTGGCCCGCGCGGGCCCGGCGGGCGCGGATGCCGTGGCGCGGGAGCGGCCGGCGCTGCATCCGGCGGCCCCGGCGGCGCCGGCGGCGGTGAGTGCCGCCAGCGCGGCCAGTGTCTGCCTGCGGGTGGTGCCCGGCAGCGTCCATCGACTGTTCAATTCGGTGACCCTGTCACTTCGGCAGCGCGTAGTTTCCGGCTGCTCCGAGTGAGAGGACGGTTGGCGATCATGGCGGGTTGTCCGATGGCAGGGAGGTATCGGTCACAGACCTCACAGGCCGGACACAGCGGGGGAGCGGATTCCGAACGTCACATTCCGCCCGGCGTCTCACCAGGACACAAGTCCCGACGGGTCACATGTCCCATCGGGACACAACTGCGATAGGATGAAGAACATGACGGCGATGAAGCCCCACCCCGGCACCGCGGACGGCGTGGCCCCGCCCGAGGACCGCAGGCAGCGCAAGGCCCGGCAGACCCGGGAGGCGATGGCCGCCGCGGCCGTCACCCTGATCCTCGAGCGCGGTCTGGCCGCCGTGACCGTCGAGGAGATCGCCGACCGCGCCGATGTCACGCGCCGCACCTTCAGCCGCCACTTCAGCGGAAAGGAAGACGCGGCGCTGGACTTCACCCGGGCCGACGGGGCGCGCATCAACGCCGCGCTGCGGGCCCGCCCGATCGACGAGCCGCCGCTTCTCGCCTACCGCGAGGCCGTCGGGGAGTGGCTCGCCGCCCGGCAGGCGCTGGGCGAGGCCGCCTACGCGCGGTGGCGGAGCCTGCTGCGGCTCGTGGACACCGAACCGACGCTGTTCGCCGCGTACGAGCGGATCCGGGTCGACGCCCAGGACGAGTCCGTGGCGATCATCGCCGACCGGCTCGGCACCGACCCCGCCCGGGACCCGCGCCCGGCCGTCGTCATCGGCGCCGCCGCCGGCGTACTCACCGCGGCCCTGCGCACCTGGGCGCGCGAGGAGCGCGACGACGCCGAAGCCCTTCCGGGCCATGTGAACCGGGCCTACGACGTGCTCATCGAGGAGGCACGCCGAACAGATCAACGGCGGACCGGCTGACGGCCGGCCCCGCCCCCGCACCACCCGAGAGCGAGCAGAACCATGAGCACCACAGAGAAGGCCCCCGAGAACACTTCTGAGAGCGCTTCCGAGAACCCCGCCGAATTCGCCGGGAAGACCGCCCTCGTCACCGGCTCCGCCTCGGGGATCGGTCTGGCCGTGGCCCGCCGCCTGGGCCAGGGCGGCGCCGCCGTCGTCGTGGCCGACTACAACCTGGAAGGCGCGGAAGCCGCCGCCGAGCAGCTGAGGTCGGAGAAGCTCACGGCGGCCGCCGTGCGGGTCGACGTCACCGACGCCGCCTCGGTCGAGGCCGCCGTGAACTTCGCCGTCGACACCTTCGGCGCCCTGCACCTGGCGGTGAACAACGCGGGCGTGGGCGCCGACGGCACGCCGGTCGGCGAGTACGACATCGACGTCTGGAACCGCGTCGTCCGCACCGACCTGGACGGCGTCTTCCACTCGATGCGCTACGAGATCCCCGCCATGCAGGCCGCGGGCTCGGGGGCCATCGTCAACGTCGGCTCCATCCTCGGCACCGTCGGCTGGGCGGGCTCCTCCGCCTACGTCGCCGCCAAGCACGGCGTCATCGGCCTGACCAAGACCGCCGCCCTGGAGTACGCGGACCAGGGCATCCGCATCAACGCGGTCGGCCCCGGCTTCATCGAGACCCCGGCGCTGAAGGGCATGGACCAGGACGCCTACCGCGGCCTGGCCGCCCTGCACGCCACCGGCCGCCTCGGTCTGCCCGAGGAGGTCGCCGAACTGGTCGCCTTCCTCCTCTCCGACCGCGCATCCTTCATCCACGGCAGCTACCACCTGGTCGACGGCGCCTACACCGCTCGCTGACCCCACCCGCTGACCCCCGTCCGGCGGCCGTCACGCGACCGCCGGACCTACCGGTAGCGCGGCAGGTTCTCCGTCGAGATGGTCCACTCGCCGATCGTGATGCCCTCGGCCCGACAGCCGGCGGCGGCGCCTCGCCCCCATCCCCCGGACCCATGCTCACCTACGCCGAAGGCGCGAGAGGCGCCGCACCCGACCGGGCCGAGCTGGGGGTGGGGGCGCGGGCCGCGTCGCCGGCCGCCGGGCCGGGGGGAGCGGGCGCCGGTGGCGGCAGCCGTGCTCGGGGTCCGGGACTGTCGCCGGACTGCCGGACCCGTTCCAGGGGGTGGGGGTACCCCCCCGGAAACTGCTTGACAAATTAGTTGCGTCAGATCAAGCGTTCTGGCGAGGGGTACCCGGAGGGGCCGCCCGGGACCCACCGGCCCGTACTCCGGACCGGACCGCGACCCTCGCGTCGCCGAGCCGCCACGGCCGTAACACCCCACCGGTCCGGCGCCCGGCGGCGGCGCCTCGCCTCCACCTCCCTGCTCCGCTGCTCAATTGCGCCGAAGGCGCGAGACGGCGCCGCACTCGACCGGGCCGAGCAGTCCCGCGGAGCCGTAACGCCGCGTCGGCCTGACCTTCCGTCAGGCGGCGGTCGGCGGGACGGCCTGCTCGGACTCTCGGCAGTCCCGGCAGCGGCCGGGCTGCGGGGCGCGGAAGGCGCGGTCGCAGCCGTCACAGTTCTGGAGGGGGACGACCGCTGGGCGCGAGGTGGGCTGGGCGGTTGGGAGAGGCGGCGGCAGCAGTGCCGTGAGGCGGTGGGCGAGCAGGGCGGCCGGGTGGCGCAGATCGGGCGGGAGGTTCGCGCTCAGGGTGCGGCGTACGGCCTCGGGGGCGGCGCCGCGCTCCAGCCAGGTGGTGACGGCGGGGGCGAGGCGGCGCACATCCCGCTCGGGCAGGAGTAAGCGGTCGTCGTCGCGGCGCAGCTCCGCGAGGAGCGATGCCGCGGCGCGGGCGGGGGTCCCGTGGGGCGCGGGGTCGGCCTGCGGGGTGCGCGGGCGCGGCGGCGCGGAAGTCGGAGGCGGCGGGGGCTGGACGGGGTCGACCCGGGGCAGTGGTGCCGGGCCGGGATCGGTCCGGGGCGGCGGCGCGGGCGGCCTGACCGCCTCGCGCAACTGTGTCTCCCCGGCGCGGCGGCGGGCGCGGGTGGCCCCGGGGTCGTTGTACGAGAACGTCCGGGTGACGATCCGCCCCTCGGGCGTACGCTCCCGCACCCGCTCGAGGTATCCGTACCGCTCCAGCTCCCGCAGCGCGGCGGCGATCCGGTCCCGCCCCTCCGGGAACCTTCCGGCCAGCGTCCTGATGTCCACCTGGGCGCCGTCGGGCAGCGACTGGATGTGCGCGCTGAGCCCGATCGCGGTCAGGGAGAGCTCGCGGTGCTGGGTGAGGTGGTTGCCGATGATCGTGTACCGGGAGGGTTGGTGCTCACTCACATGAGTGAGTCCGCCGGCGGATCGGCGAACCAGGGAAAGCGCGCGCGGGGGCGCGCTAGGCTGCTGCTCAGCCATCGGGAAGCGCCTACTTCCTCGTTGGTCAGGCCCTCGAACGGGATGCCAGTCCCGGCCGGGGGCCGTCGCATGTCTGGGGTTGTCGAGCCCGAGCCTGCCCTGCCGCATGGCCTGTGCGCCAGCCGGAGCGGACGGGATCACCCGTGCGGGTGACCAGGGTGAGGTTTGGATGGGTTGGGTGGGTTCTTTCCGGCGGTTCTTGGTCTTTGATCTCCCGCAGCCCCGGGATTTCGGCTACCGGAGCCAGGGATGCCGGACGCCGGTGCGGGCGGAGGAGGTCAGCGGCGGAGGGCGAGTTCGGCCCAGACCGTCTTGCGGATCAGCTCGCGTACGACGCCCCAGCGGTCCGCCAACTTGCGGGCGACGGGTCGCAACCCCGCTTCGTGACGTACGCGTCCGCGCGCTGATCCGCTGATGCGGCGCGCCCGGTGCCGTTCGGGCCCGGGAGCTCTCGCGTGCCTGCCGCGCGGCAGCCACGGCGCGGAGCCCCCGGAGCGAGGAACCCCTGCGGGCGACGGGTCGCAAGGTGCCCGTCCGGTGGATGTGCTGGGCAACATCTATCGCATCGCCGCTGAGAAGGTTCGCGCTGCGCGAGGGGGCGCTGTGTGATCATTCTCGACACCGGCGCGGTATCCGCCTTTTCCGGTGGACACAAAGGGGTCACCGTCTGCGTGTTCCCGCTCTGTGCCTCATGCAGGCCGAGGGACGGGATGAGCAGGTGTCCCGCATCGTCCTCGCCCTCTCCGGGGTGGTCGTGGATGACCTCGACACGATCGCGGCAGTAAGCGTCGGCGCGATGATCCGCGATGGCTGTGGCGGTGCTGACACCTGCCACGCTCTCTACTGTGCGCTTCCTCGCGCCGAGTGCACGGGTATGTCGATTCTGTTGACGGACAACGAGGACGCATATCCGCCCGGGGTTCTCACCGTCGATATCGACTCGCCCGGCATGCTGGGCTTTCACTGAGCCTGCCTGCGCGGCGGCCAGTGGGCCGGTCGGCCGTCAACCTCGCGCCGTTCGGTTCCTCCCTATGTGCGGCATTGCCGCACATAGGGACGCTACCGTGGATGCACGGTCGAAGATCTCGTTCATGGAAGGACCATGGCACGGTTACACCGTGGACGATCTCTTCGATCTGCCCGACCTCCCGCCGCACACCGAGTTGATCGACGGGAGCCTCGTCTTCCCGAAACCGCAGAACGTCTTCCACTCGGTGGCGCTGTTTCAGTTGACAGACGGACTGCTCCGAACTGTGTCCGACGAGGTCCGGGTGCGTTCGCGGATGACAGTTGTACTGGGACCTTTCAACGCCCCGGAGCCAGACGTCATCGTGGTGCGCGCGGAAGCGGAACGGAGCGATGATCAGTCCCGGTACCACGCCGCCGACGTGGTGCTCGCCGTGGAGATCGTCTCGCCGGACTCCGAGGACCGGGACCGCGAGACCAAGCCCCTCAAGTACGCCGCCGCGGGTATTCCGCACTTCTGGCTGGTCGAGAAGACGGGCGAGGGGCGACCGCCGGCGGTCCACACCTATGAGCTGGACCCGGTCACCAAGTCCTACACGAACACCGGCATCTACCACGAGCGGCTGAAGCTGACCGTCCCCTTCACGATCGACATCGACCTCACCGCGATCGCTCGCAGGTAGAACGGGCATCGGCCGAGTTTGAACCGCCCCCCGCAGGGGGTACGCTTCCGGGCCCCCTGATTGGCATCCGGCAAGTCCCGTATGGCACACTAGCCAGGTTGCTCGGTTGAGTGCCGATGCTGCGCGCCTCCCGCCGGGAGGACCGGAAGCGAGTCCCACAGTACTCGTCGTCCCTGATCAGGGGCGGAAGTACGGGAATCTTCCGGGAAGTGTCAGCGGGGCCCCAGCCAGGCGCCCGGTGGGTGACTTTCTCCCCCAGCAACCCCTTCGGCAGGGAACTCCCTCGCGGAGATCTGTAAGAAGGACTGCGACACGCCCGACCGCGTGGGTCGGAAGTGAGGTGGAGAGGGCCGCGTACGCCACCGGGTCCCAGAGCGTTACGAGAGACAGGACTACGAAGTAGCCATGGCGGGACAGAAGATCCGCATCCGGCTCAAGGCCTACGACCACGAGGTCATCGACTCCTCGGCGAAGAAGATCGTCGAGACGGTGACCCGCACTGGTGCGTCGGTCGCGGGCCCGGTGCCGCTGCCCACAGAGAAGAACGTGTACTGCGTCATCAAGTCGCCGCACAAGTACAAGGACTCGCGCGAGCACTTCGAGATGCGTACGCACAAGCGCCTCATCGACATCCTCGACCCCACGCCGAAGACCGTCGACTCGCTCATGCGGCTCGACCTGCCGGCGGGCGTCGACATCGAGATCAAGCTCTGAGGTGACGCGCGAGATGGCTAAGCAGATC is a window from the Streptomyces luomodiensis genome containing:
- a CDS encoding TetR/AcrR family transcriptional regulator, with amino-acid sequence MTAMKPHPGTADGVAPPEDRRQRKARQTREAMAAAAVTLILERGLAAVTVEEIADRADVTRRTFSRHFSGKEDAALDFTRADGARINAALRARPIDEPPLLAYREAVGEWLAARQALGEAAYARWRSLLRLVDTEPTLFAAYERIRVDAQDESVAIIADRLGTDPARDPRPAVVIGAAAGVLTAALRTWAREERDDAEALPGHVNRAYDVLIEEARRTDQRRTG
- a CDS encoding SDR family NAD(P)-dependent oxidoreductase, producing the protein MSTTEKAPENTSESASENPAEFAGKTALVTGSASGIGLAVARRLGQGGAAVVVADYNLEGAEAAAEQLRSEKLTAAAVRVDVTDAASVEAAVNFAVDTFGALHLAVNNAGVGADGTPVGEYDIDVWNRVVRTDLDGVFHSMRYEIPAMQAAGSGAIVNVGSILGTVGWAGSSAYVAAKHGVIGLTKTAALEYADQGIRINAVGPGFIETPALKGMDQDAYRGLAALHATGRLGLPEEVAELVAFLLSDRASFIHGSYHLVDGAYTAR
- a CDS encoding helix-turn-helix domain-containing protein; the encoded protein is MSEHQPSRYTIIGNHLTQHRELSLTAIGLSAHIQSLPDGAQVDIRTLAGRFPEGRDRIAAALRELERYGYLERVRERTPEGRIVTRTFSYNDPGATRARRRAGETQLREAVRPPAPPPRTDPGPAPLPRVDPVQPPPPPTSAPPRPRTPQADPAPHGTPARAAASLLAELRRDDDRLLLPERDVRRLAPAVTTWLERGAAPEAVRRTLSANLPPDLRHPAALLAHRLTALLPPPLPTAQPTSRPAVVPLQNCDGCDRAFRAPQPGRCRDCRESEQAVPPTAA
- a CDS encoding Uma2 family endonuclease → MEGPWHGYTVDDLFDLPDLPPHTELIDGSLVFPKPQNVFHSVALFQLTDGLLRTVSDEVRVRSRMTVVLGPFNAPEPDVIVVRAEAERSDDQSRYHAADVVLAVEIVSPDSEDRDRETKPLKYAAAGIPHFWLVEKTGEGRPPAVHTYELDPVTKSYTNTGIYHERLKLTVPFTIDIDLTAIARR
- the rpsJ gene encoding 30S ribosomal protein S10; amino-acid sequence: MAGQKIRIRLKAYDHEVIDSSAKKIVETVTRTGASVAGPVPLPTEKNVYCVIKSPHKYKDSREHFEMRTHKRLIDILDPTPKTVDSLMRLDLPAGVDIEIKL